In a genomic window of Oscillatoria salina IIICB1:
- the thrC gene encoding threonine synthase has protein sequence MTQAIETKKIKTTANFDKLICKECGAEYEPKALHVCEFCFGPLEVSYNYDAIRTQVSRESIAKGPNSIWRYRDFLPVASDNFIDVGTGMTPLVKSNRLARRLGLKNLYIKNDAVNMPTLSFKDRVVSVALSRARELGFSTVSCASTGNLANSTAAIAAHAGLECCVFIPADLEAGKVLGTLIYNPTVMAVKGNYDQVNRLCCEVANTHGWGFVNINLRPYYSEGSKTLGFEVAEQLGWKLPDRVVVPIASGSQYTKIYKGFQELIKVGLVEDKEVRFSGAQAEGCSPVAQAYQEERDFVTPVKPNTIAKSIAIGNPADGVYALEIARKTNGQIESVTDAEIVEGMKLLAETEGIFTETAGGTTIAVLKKLAEAGKIDPDETTVAYITGNGLKTQEAVQGYIGEPLTIDAQLDSFERAWERAQTLERLEWQQVLI, from the coding sequence ATGACCCAGGCAATTGAAACCAAGAAAATCAAGACTACAGCCAACTTCGACAAGTTAATCTGTAAAGAATGCGGCGCAGAATACGAACCAAAGGCATTGCACGTCTGTGAGTTTTGTTTTGGTCCGTTGGAAGTAAGCTATAACTATGATGCGATTCGCACTCAGGTTTCTCGCGAAAGTATTGCTAAAGGACCAAATTCGATTTGGCGCTATCGCGATTTCTTACCTGTAGCCAGCGATAATTTCATCGATGTCGGTACGGGAATGACACCATTGGTGAAGTCGAACCGCTTGGCAAGACGCTTGGGGCTAAAAAATCTTTATATTAAAAATGATGCCGTAAATATGCCTACCCTGAGCTTTAAAGATCGGGTGGTATCCGTGGCTTTGAGTCGCGCTAGAGAATTAGGTTTTTCGACAGTTTCCTGCGCTAGTACGGGTAACTTAGCTAATTCTACCGCCGCGATCGCCGCTCACGCAGGTCTAGAATGTTGCGTGTTTATTCCTGCTGACTTGGAAGCTGGCAAAGTTCTCGGTACGCTAATTTATAATCCTACAGTTATGGCAGTTAAAGGCAACTACGACCAAGTTAATCGCCTTTGCTGTGAAGTCGCCAATACACATGGTTGGGGATTTGTCAACATTAATTTACGTCCTTATTATTCCGAAGGATCGAAAACATTAGGCTTTGAAGTCGCCGAACAACTCGGTTGGAAACTACCCGATCGCGTCGTCGTTCCCATCGCTTCAGGATCGCAATACACGAAAATATATAAAGGCTTCCAAGAACTAATTAAAGTTGGTTTAGTCGAAGACAAAGAAGTTCGTTTCAGTGGCGCACAAGCAGAAGGTTGTTCCCCCGTCGCCCAAGCATACCAAGAAGAAAGAGACTTCGTCACCCCAGTTAAGCCGAATACGATCGCCAAATCAATCGCGATCGGCAACCCAGCCGACGGTGTTTACGCCTTAGAAATAGCCAGAAAAACAAACGGTCAAATTGAATCCGTCACCGATGCCGAAATCGTCGAAGGAATGAAACTTTTAGCCGAAACCGAAGGTATTTTCACCGAAACCGCAGGGGGAACCACGATCGCCGTGCTGAAAAAACTTGCCGAAGCAGGTAAAATCGATCCCGACGAAACCACCGTTGCTTACATCACCGGAAACGGACTGAAAACCCAAGAAGCAGTCCAAGGTTACATCGGCGAACCCCTGACAATCGATGCTCAATTAGATAGCTTCGAGCGAGCTTGGGAACGGGCGCAAACCCTCGAACGCCTAGAATGGCAACAAGTGTTAATCTAG
- a CDS encoding MoaD/ThiS family protein → MAVKVLIPTALQKFTENQAVIEATGTNVAELLDALETSCPGFKGRLRDESGQPRRFLNLYVNSEDIRFLDGTKTQLNDGDEVSIVPAVAGG, encoded by the coding sequence ATGGCTGTTAAAGTATTAATTCCCACCGCGTTGCAAAAATTCACCGAAAATCAAGCAGTAATCGAAGCTACAGGTACTAATGTAGCCGAATTACTCGACGCTTTAGAAACAAGTTGTCCCGGTTTCAAAGGACGACTGCGCGACGAAAGCGGACAACCGCGCCGCTTTTTGAACTTATACGTCAATAGTGAAGATATTCGCTTTCTCGACGGAACCAAAACCCAACTTAATGACGGCGACGAAGTTAGCATCGTTCCTGCGGTAGCTGGTGGTTGA
- a CDS encoding DUF2996 domain-containing protein, which produces MAEENNQNQEKEQNNQQQADEKTAKAQAAKEKKAAAAKAKAKAKKEKPPAPEDKPFPQFIEEEYKPALKEALAQQGIEDIELTFTKDKLPIVGAGNDECWQVIGNWQNGKRQFNVYFLEEDIKGQKAFSWAVNGRKPSTIESFMIDERRINLDLLVFYTLQRLNGQKWLVRN; this is translated from the coding sequence ATGGCAGAAGAGAACAACCAGAACCAAGAAAAAGAGCAAAATAATCAACAGCAAGCTGACGAAAAAACAGCGAAAGCTCAAGCTGCTAAAGAAAAGAAAGCTGCTGCTGCGAAAGCGAAAGCGAAAGCGAAAAAAGAAAAGCCTCCTGCACCAGAAGATAAACCTTTTCCTCAGTTTATCGAAGAAGAGTATAAACCCGCCCTGAAAGAGGCACTTGCTCAACAAGGTATCGAAGATATCGAACTAACTTTTACTAAAGATAAACTGCCGATTGTCGGAGCTGGTAACGATGAATGCTGGCAAGTTATTGGCAATTGGCAAAATGGAAAACGACAGTTTAATGTTTATTTCCTGGAAGAAGATATCAAAGGACAAAAAGCATTTTCTTGGGCGGTTAACGGTCGTAAACCCAGCACAATCGAATCGTTTATGATTGACGAACGTCGGATAAATTTAGACTTGTTAGTTTTTTATACTTTGCAACGCTTAAACGGTCAAAAGTGGCTCGTAAGAAATTAA
- a CDS encoding TM2 domain-containing protein, with the protein MNDIGTSYLFWLGWFFGLGGLHRLYNKKLASGFLWMCTWGLFGVGQFIDFVLIPNMVNEHNLKIRNRLGLAPNGVPLYNQAVSASLYSPTNQYQPPVQSPIQQDIPKEQLMIELAKAAQVRGGKISVTQAVIDTEVSFEQVEAALNEMVTKGYVGIENHPLNGVVIYNFLEL; encoded by the coding sequence ATGAACGATATTGGCACCAGCTATTTATTTTGGCTAGGTTGGTTTTTTGGACTCGGAGGACTCCACCGCTTATATAACAAAAAACTTGCCTCCGGATTTTTGTGGATGTGTACTTGGGGTTTATTTGGAGTCGGACAATTTATTGATTTTGTCTTGATTCCCAACATGGTCAACGAACACAACCTAAAAATCAGAAACCGACTGGGTTTAGCACCTAATGGCGTACCTTTATACAATCAAGCGGTCAGTGCGAGTCTATATTCACCAACCAATCAATACCAACCACCAGTACAATCTCCTATTCAACAGGATATACCGAAAGAACAACTAATGATCGAGTTGGCAAAAGCTGCTCAAGTACGCGGAGGTAAAATTTCTGTTACGCAAGCAGTTATCGATACCGAAGTTAGCTTTGAACAAGTAGAAGCAGCTTTAAATGAAATGGTCACAAAGGGTTATGTTGGGATAGAAAATCATCCGCTTAATGGCGTAGTGATTTATAACTTTTTAGAACTGTGA
- the acsF gene encoding magnesium-protoporphyrin IX monomethyl ester (oxidative) cyclase: MVNTLKKPDFEEIRPGIKAPTKDTLLTPRFYTTDFDEMAKMDISPNEDELMAILEEFRADYNRYHFVRDEEFNQSWDCIDGETRRLFIEFLERSCTAEFSGFLLYKELGRRLKEKNPPLAECFTLMSRDEARHAGFLNKAMADFDLSLDLGFLTKNKKYTFFKPKFIFYATYLSEKIGYWRYITIYRHLEKHPEDRVYPIFRFFENWCQDENRHGDFFDAIMRSQPEILRDWKAKLWCRFFLLSVFVTMYLNDIQRYGFYAAIGLDARSYDKEVIEKTNDTAGRVFPVILDVHNPEFYDRLEVCVKNNEQLRAIADSQTPKFWQLFRKLPYYVSNGWQFLRLYLMKPIDATATHGVVR, translated from the coding sequence ATGGTAAATACGCTTAAAAAACCAGATTTTGAAGAAATTCGACCGGGGATTAAAGCCCCAACTAAGGATACATTACTGACACCGAGGTTTTATACGACTGATTTCGATGAGATGGCGAAGATGGATATCTCGCCGAATGAAGATGAGTTGATGGCGATTTTAGAAGAGTTTCGCGCTGATTATAATCGCTATCATTTTGTCCGGGATGAGGAGTTTAATCAATCTTGGGATTGTATTGATGGCGAAACTCGTCGCTTGTTTATTGAGTTTTTGGAGCGTTCTTGTACGGCGGAGTTTTCTGGTTTTCTACTGTATAAGGAGTTGGGACGGCGGTTGAAGGAGAAAAATCCTCCTTTGGCTGAGTGTTTTACGCTGATGTCGCGAGATGAAGCGCGTCACGCTGGTTTTTTGAATAAAGCGATGGCAGATTTCGATCTGTCGTTGGATTTGGGATTTTTAACCAAAAATAAGAAATATACCTTTTTTAAGCCGAAGTTTATCTTTTACGCTACTTATCTGTCGGAGAAGATTGGTTATTGGCGTTATATCACGATTTATCGCCATTTGGAAAAGCATCCAGAAGACCGCGTTTATCCGATTTTCCGCTTCTTTGAAAATTGGTGTCAGGATGAAAATCGCCACGGTGACTTTTTTGATGCGATTATGCGATCGCAGCCGGAAATTTTACGGGATTGGAAAGCGAAGTTGTGGTGTCGTTTCTTCTTGCTGTCGGTGTTCGTGACGATGTATCTTAACGATATTCAGCGTTATGGGTTCTATGCGGCAATTGGTTTGGATGCTCGTAGCTACGATAAGGAAGTGATTGAGAAGACAAATGATACCGCAGGACGAGTTTTCCCGGTGATTTTGGATGTGCATAATCCGGAATTTTACGATCGCCTGGAAGTTTGTGTCAAAAATAACGAGCAGCTACGCGCGATCGCTGATTCTCAAACACCGAAATTCTGGCAGTTGTTCCGTAAGTTACCTTACTACGTCTCAAATGGCTGGCAATTCTTGCGTTTGTATTTGATGAAGCCGATTGATGCTACTGCTACTCACGGTGTCGTACGGTGA
- a CDS encoding zinc ribbon domain-containing protein, whose protein sequence is MRDVVPQGCYHTHTDNCDYLFIHLIEGNFFHYHESAKKSSTKNGSVKNRTAFTLNHSSPDVKKFNRRGVFVGEVNHKGTSQTCPNCGITVRKEHSDRVHSCPECQYEEDVTVRHRE, encoded by the coding sequence GTGAGAGATGTTGTTCCCCAAGGCTGTTACCATACCCATACCGACAACTGCGACTATCTTTTCATCCATCTCATTGAGGGTAACTTTTTTCATTACCACGAATCTGCTAAAAAGTCAAGCACAAAAAACGGTTCCGTCAAAAACAGAACCGCTTTTACTTTAAACCACTCAAGCCCAGACGTGAAAAAATTTAACAGGAGAGGGGTATTTGTGGGAGAAGTAAACCACAAAGGAACTTCTCAAACTTGTCCTAACTGTGGAATCACGGTGAGGAAAGAACACTCAGATAGAGTACATTCTTGTCCTGAATGTCAATACGAAGAGGATGTCACCGTACGACACCGTGAGTAG
- a CDS encoding beta-ketoacyl-ACP synthase — translation MKKVTLNEMDEKIVAVVGMGMVTALGNNISHTWQRLLLGETGISLQQPFPELPKLPLATVTPRPTSPLVLLEQALEMALADAGYKTPLENCGVVIGSSRSQQGLWEKWAAGNYLEREFPWLSSLPQMLAIEVAKKLGVTGLVSSPNAACATSHWAIAQAVEWLQTQKCQRVILGAVESCISPLNIAGFAKLGALAKTKASPFDKQREGMVLGEGAAVLVLELQPIAHFRQSKTYGRILGFGLSNDAYHRTALDPDYQTAATAIKNCLQRSQIATEQVSFIHTHGTGTRLNDQREANLIKAVFPNHTFIISTKGATGHTLGASGMLGTVFSLLTLQQQILPPCVGLEKPEYNLNFVREAQTASLETALCLSFGFGGQNAVIAFGN, via the coding sequence ATGAAAAAAGTTACCCTCAATGAGATGGATGAAAAGATAGTCGCAGTTGTCGGTATGGGTATGGTAACAGCCTTGGGGAACAACATCTCTCACACTTGGCAACGGTTACTGCTTGGGGAAACAGGTATTAGTTTGCAGCAGCCTTTCCCAGAGTTACCCAAGCTACCTTTAGCGACAGTTACGCCTCGTCCAACATCGCCTCTGGTATTGTTAGAACAGGCGCTAGAGATGGCTTTAGCTGATGCAGGTTACAAAACCCCCTTAGAAAATTGCGGTGTTGTAATTGGCTCAAGTCGCTCTCAGCAAGGACTTTGGGAAAAATGGGCGGCGGGAAATTATTTAGAAAGAGAATTTCCTTGGTTGTCAAGCTTACCTCAGATGTTAGCCATAGAAGTAGCAAAGAAATTAGGGGTAACAGGATTAGTTAGTAGTCCAAATGCAGCTTGTGCCACAAGTCACTGGGCGATCGCTCAAGCTGTAGAATGGTTACAAACCCAAAAATGTCAGCGAGTCATTCTTGGTGCGGTTGAGTCTTGTATTTCCCCTTTAAATATTGCAGGTTTCGCTAAACTCGGCGCATTAGCAAAAACCAAAGCATCTCCTTTCGACAAACAACGAGAAGGGATGGTATTAGGAGAAGGTGCGGCGGTATTAGTTTTAGAATTGCAACCAATAGCTCATTTTCGCCAAAGCAAAACTTATGGGCGTATTTTAGGCTTCGGTTTGAGTAACGACGCTTATCATCGTACCGCCTTAGACCCAGATTACCAAACTGCCGCCACAGCAATTAAAAATTGTTTGCAGCGTAGTCAGATAGCCACCGAGCAAGTAAGCTTTATTCATACTCACGGCACAGGTACTCGACTCAACGACCAGAGAGAAGCTAACTTAATTAAAGCAGTGTTTCCTAACCACACCTTTATTATCTCAACCAAAGGAGCAACTGGTCATACCCTCGGCGCTTCCGGGATGCTTGGTACAGTTTTCTCATTATTAACTTTACAACAACAAATCTTACCTCCTTGTGTTGGCTTGGAAAAACCAGAGTATAATTTAAACTTTGTGCGAGAAGCCCAAACTGCATCCCTAGAAACAGCACTTTGTTTAAGTTTTGGTTTTGGCGGACAAAATGCAGTTATAGCTTTCGGAAATTAA